A genomic segment from Aegilops tauschii subsp. strangulata cultivar AL8/78 chromosome 1, Aet v6.0, whole genome shotgun sequence encodes:
- the LOC109755161 gene encoding uncharacterized protein isoform X2 yields the protein MTLSCSPSLEEVQLCRDKSSGNIYAMKKLKKSEMVVKGQVEHVRSERNLLAEVGSHCIVKLYYSFQDAEYLYLIMEYLPGGDMMTLLMREDTLTENVARFYIAETVLAIESIHKHNYIHRDIKPDNLLLDKNGHMKLSDFGLCKPIDCTKLSTLNEDEPMTDENLRESMDIDYSLSDTANGRRWRSPNEQLQHWQKNRRKLAFSTVGTPDYIAPEVLLKKGYGVECDWWSLGAIMYEMLVGYPPFYSDDPITTCRKIVHWRSYLKFPENPRLSPEAKDLICRFLCDVDHRIGSGGADQIKAHPWFHGVEWDKLYEMEAAFKPQVNDELDTQNFQKFDEVNPAPARTGSGSSRKMIPNSKDLSFVGYTYKNFEAVKGLRQSAGLGRSSSFTSQPSESASNTADMDSSAEPNGSETHMRTVSSADHMMQ from the exons ATGACTTTGAGCTGCTCACCATCATTGGAAGAG GTTCAACTATGCCGGGATAAATCCTCTGGTAATATTTATGCAATGAAAAAACTAAAGAAGTCTGAAATGGTTGTCAAGGGTCAG GTGGAGCATGTTAGATCTGAAAGAAACTTGCTGGCTGAAGTTGGTAGCCACTGCATTGTGAAGCTATACTATTCTTTCCAAGATGCTGAGTATCTCTACCTTATCATGGAGTACCTTCCTGGAGGTGATATGATGACCCTCCTCATGAGAGAGGATACCTTAACTGAAAATGTGGCTCGATTCTATATTGCTGAGACAGTTCTTGCCATTGAGTCTATTCATAAACATAATTACATCCACAG GGATATTAAGCCTGATAATCTCCTTCTCGATAAGAATGGACACATGAAGTTGTCAGATTTTGGCTTATGCAAGCCAATTGACTGTACCAAATTGTCAACCTTGAATGAAGATGAACCTATGACTGATGAAAACCTTAGGGAGTCCATGGATATTGATTACTCTCTCTCTGATACAGCAAATGGTAGAAGGTGGAGAAGTCCAAATGAACAGCTTCAGCATTGGCAGAAGAACAGGAGAAAATTG GCATTTTCTACTGTCGGTACGCCTGATTATATTGCTCCTGAGGTTTTACTGAAAAAGGGATATGGAGTTGAGTGTGACTG GTGGTCCCTGGGTGCAATCATGTATGAGATGCTTGTTGGGTATCCACCATTCTATTCTGATGATCCAATAACCACATGCCGAAAG ATTGTACATTGGAGAAGCTATTTAAAATTTCCAGAAAATCCAAGGTTGTCTCCTGAAGCTAAGGATCTGATTTGTCGGTTCTTATGTGATGTTGACCACAGGATTGGCAGTGGAGGAGCAGATCAAATAAAG GCTCATCCTTGGTTTCATGGAGTTGAATGGGATAAGCTTTATGAAATGGAGGCGGCGTTTAAGCCTCAAGTAAATGATGAACTGGATACACAGAATTTTCAGAAGTTTGATGAG GTAAATCCCGCTCCAGCAAGAACAGGTTCTGGGTCCTCAAGGAAG ATGATTCCTAATTCTAAAGACCTTAGCTTTGTGGGCTATACATACAAGAACTTCGAAGCTGTGAAAGGTTTGCGTCAGTCTGCAG GTCTGGGAAGAAGCTCCTCGTTTACAAGCCAGCCTAGTGAATCTGCATCTA ATACAGCCGACATGGATTCATCAGCAGAACCCAATGGAAGCGAAACACACATGCGCACTGTTTCGTCTGCCGATCATATGATGCAATAA
- the LOC109755161 gene encoding uncharacterized protein isoform X1: MESETAARGGRSQPLAEEAVGSSRTMERVAAAKKIIENDYRERMKNLRERNERRLILEQQLASSQVPREEQIKLIKELQRKETEYMRLKRHRICVDDFELLTIIGRGAYGEVQLCRDKSSGNIYAMKKLKKSEMVVKGQVEHVRSERNLLAEVGSHCIVKLYYSFQDAEYLYLIMEYLPGGDMMTLLMREDTLTENVARFYIAETVLAIESIHKHNYIHRDIKPDNLLLDKNGHMKLSDFGLCKPIDCTKLSTLNEDEPMTDENLRESMDIDYSLSDTANGRRWRSPNEQLQHWQKNRRKLAFSTVGTPDYIAPEVLLKKGYGVECDWWSLGAIMYEMLVGYPPFYSDDPITTCRKIVHWRSYLKFPENPRLSPEAKDLICRFLCDVDHRIGSGGADQIKAHPWFHGVEWDKLYEMEAAFKPQVNDELDTQNFQKFDEVNPAPARTGSGSSRKMIPNSKDLSFVGYTYKNFEAVKGLRQSAGLGRSSSFTSQPSESASNTADMDSSAEPNGSETHMRTVSSADHMMQ, from the exons ATggagagcgagacggcggcgcgcggtggccggagccaGCCGCTGGCGGAGGAGGCGGTGGGGTCCAGCCGCACCATGGAGCGCGTCGCGGCTGCGAAGAAGATCATCGAGAACGACTACCGCGAGCGCATGAAGAATCTCCGGGAGCGCAACGAGAG ACGCTTGATTTTGGAACAACAGCTAGCTTCTTCTCAAGTTCCTAGGGAGGAGCAGATAAAATTGATAAAGGAGTTGCAGAGGAAGGAGACTGAATACATGAGACTTAAAAGGCATAGAATTTGTGTGGATGACTTTGAGCTGCTCACCATCATTGGAAGAGGTGCTTATGGGGAG GTTCAACTATGCCGGGATAAATCCTCTGGTAATATTTATGCAATGAAAAAACTAAAGAAGTCTGAAATGGTTGTCAAGGGTCAG GTGGAGCATGTTAGATCTGAAAGAAACTTGCTGGCTGAAGTTGGTAGCCACTGCATTGTGAAGCTATACTATTCTTTCCAAGATGCTGAGTATCTCTACCTTATCATGGAGTACCTTCCTGGAGGTGATATGATGACCCTCCTCATGAGAGAGGATACCTTAACTGAAAATGTGGCTCGATTCTATATTGCTGAGACAGTTCTTGCCATTGAGTCTATTCATAAACATAATTACATCCACAG GGATATTAAGCCTGATAATCTCCTTCTCGATAAGAATGGACACATGAAGTTGTCAGATTTTGGCTTATGCAAGCCAATTGACTGTACCAAATTGTCAACCTTGAATGAAGATGAACCTATGACTGATGAAAACCTTAGGGAGTCCATGGATATTGATTACTCTCTCTCTGATACAGCAAATGGTAGAAGGTGGAGAAGTCCAAATGAACAGCTTCAGCATTGGCAGAAGAACAGGAGAAAATTG GCATTTTCTACTGTCGGTACGCCTGATTATATTGCTCCTGAGGTTTTACTGAAAAAGGGATATGGAGTTGAGTGTGACTG GTGGTCCCTGGGTGCAATCATGTATGAGATGCTTGTTGGGTATCCACCATTCTATTCTGATGATCCAATAACCACATGCCGAAAG ATTGTACATTGGAGAAGCTATTTAAAATTTCCAGAAAATCCAAGGTTGTCTCCTGAAGCTAAGGATCTGATTTGTCGGTTCTTATGTGATGTTGACCACAGGATTGGCAGTGGAGGAGCAGATCAAATAAAG GCTCATCCTTGGTTTCATGGAGTTGAATGGGATAAGCTTTATGAAATGGAGGCGGCGTTTAAGCCTCAAGTAAATGATGAACTGGATACACAGAATTTTCAGAAGTTTGATGAG GTAAATCCCGCTCCAGCAAGAACAGGTTCTGGGTCCTCAAGGAAG ATGATTCCTAATTCTAAAGACCTTAGCTTTGTGGGCTATACATACAAGAACTTCGAAGCTGTGAAAGGTTTGCGTCAGTCTGCAG GTCTGGGAAGAAGCTCCTCGTTTACAAGCCAGCCTAGTGAATCTGCATCTA ATACAGCCGACATGGATTCATCAGCAGAACCCAATGGAAGCGAAACACACATGCGCACTGTTTCGTCTGCCGATCATATGATGCAATAA